In one window of Nocardiopsis aegyptia DNA:
- a CDS encoding winged helix-turn-helix transcriptional regulator, protein MTDTEPGRDWTDPTCPVARTIDLVGDRWSLLIVRDAMDGPASFTEFHRRLGIARNILSDRLRRLVDHGILSTTPSGRRHVYKLTGAGRDLFTAIVALRQWGERHAFADGEPRSRLVDTEGRPVAELRPHGQDGTPLTTDATHVERVV, encoded by the coding sequence ATGACGGACACGGAACCCGGACGCGACTGGACCGACCCCACCTGCCCCGTCGCGCGCACGATCGACCTCGTCGGTGACCGGTGGAGCCTGCTGATCGTGCGCGATGCCATGGACGGACCGGCCTCGTTCACCGAGTTCCACCGGCGCCTCGGCATCGCCCGCAACATCCTCAGCGACCGGCTCCGCAGGCTGGTCGACCACGGCATCCTGAGCACGACCCCCAGCGGACGGCGGCACGTCTACAAACTGACCGGAGCGGGGAGGGACCTGTTCACGGCGATCGTGGCGCTGCGGCAATGGGGCGAGCGCCACGCCTTCGCCGACGGTGAGCCCCGCTCCCGCCTCGTCGACACCGAGGGGCGACCGGTCGCCGAACTCCGTCCCCACGGCCAGGACGGCACCCCGCTGACCACCGACGCGACCCACGTCGAGCGAGTCGTCTGA
- a CDS encoding DUF4333 domain-containing protein, whose translation MHPLRRALPLTFAAFALSACSFEAGPTVAGEALAQAAADALEQETGERPDVDCGDDSIIAIAAKEVDCVVTDPGTGDEYDAVVTFTGVEGDQWNVDVEVASSSQGQNAEETGQAEPEPATPSEAPGEPADTEGGVDRVSVTAVEEAAADALEQETGQRPDIECGDLDINPFNGRSVECTLIDATTGAEHDATVTFTGVEGDQWNISVEVAPTPN comes from the coding sequence GTGCATCCCCTACGACGTGCCCTGCCGCTGACGTTCGCCGCCTTCGCCCTCTCGGCATGCAGCTTCGAAGCCGGTCCGACGGTTGCCGGAGAGGCGCTCGCGCAGGCGGCCGCGGACGCGCTCGAGCAGGAGACAGGGGAGCGTCCCGACGTTGACTGCGGCGACGACAGCATCATCGCCATCGCGGCCAAGGAAGTCGACTGTGTGGTGACCGACCCCGGCACCGGCGACGAGTACGACGCCGTCGTCACGTTCACCGGGGTTGAGGGCGACCAGTGGAACGTCGATGTCGAGGTGGCCTCGAGCTCGCAGGGGCAGAACGCGGAAGAGACCGGACAAGCCGAGCCGGAACCCGCGACACCGTCCGAGGCCCCCGGCGAACCGGCCGACACGGAAGGCGGGGTCGACAGGGTCTCGGTCACCGCCGTCGAGGAGGCGGCCGCGGACGCGCTGGAGCAGGAGACAGGGCAGCGTCCCGACATCGAGTGCGGGGATCTCGATATCAACCCCTTCAACGGCAGGTCCGTCGAGTGCACGCTGATCGACGCCACGACCGGAGCCGAACACGACGCCACGGTCACGTTCACCGGCGTCGAGGGCGACCAGTGGAACATCAGTGTCGAGGTGGCCCCGACACCGAACTAG
- a CDS encoding ferredoxin — protein MKITVDEDKCCGAGQCVLIAPEVFDQRDDDGIVVLLDAAPPEDQHALVRESAAVCPAAAIEVAEDA, from the coding sequence ATGAAGATCACCGTGGACGAGGACAAGTGCTGCGGCGCGGGCCAGTGCGTGCTGATCGCGCCCGAGGTGTTCGACCAGCGCGACGACGACGGGATCGTCGTGCTGCTGGACGCCGCGCCCCCGGAGGACCAGCACGCGCTGGTCCGCGAGTCCGCCGCGGTCTGCCCGGCCGCCGCCATCGAGGTCGCCGAGGACGCCTGA
- a CDS encoding glucose 1-dehydrogenase, with translation MPRFDDQTVLVTGGTGGQGSSHVRAFHAEGANVVIGDIDTERGAALADELGTRARFVRLDVTDESSWSAAVRTAENAFGALNVLVNNAGVQNPPATIEDTDQATWSRLLDINLTGTFLGIRAAAPALRRAAGGAIVNIASTMGLGGTAHYAPYVAGKWAVRGLTRTAALELGRDHIRVNTIHPGVIATPFIHEPAAGATAAIADFYSPEPFAIPRLGEPTDVSRLLLFLASSDASFVTGSEYVIDGGLLLGPALQSEAA, from the coding sequence ATGCCCCGCTTCGACGACCAGACCGTGCTCGTGACCGGCGGGACCGGCGGCCAGGGCTCGAGCCACGTGCGCGCCTTCCACGCGGAGGGAGCGAACGTGGTGATCGGCGACATCGACACCGAACGCGGGGCCGCTCTCGCCGACGAGCTCGGGACCCGTGCTCGCTTCGTCCGCCTCGACGTGACCGACGAGAGCTCGTGGTCCGCCGCTGTGCGCACCGCCGAGAACGCCTTCGGCGCCCTGAACGTGCTCGTCAACAACGCGGGCGTGCAGAACCCGCCCGCGACGATCGAGGACACGGATCAGGCCACGTGGTCGCGCCTCCTCGACATCAACCTCACAGGGACCTTCCTCGGCATCAGGGCCGCGGCCCCCGCTCTGCGCCGCGCGGCGGGGGGAGCGATCGTCAACATCGCCTCGACCATGGGCCTGGGCGGCACGGCTCACTACGCGCCGTACGTCGCCGGCAAGTGGGCCGTGCGGGGCCTCACCCGAACGGCGGCACTCGAACTCGGCCGCGACCACATCCGGGTGAACACCATCCACCCCGGCGTGATCGCGACCCCTTTCATCCACGAACCGGCGGCCGGCGCGACCGCGGCGATCGCCGACTTCTACTCACCCGAGCCGTTCGCCATCCCACGGCTCGGGGAGCCGACCGACGTCAGCCGCCTCCTCCTGTTCCTCGCGTCATCGGACGCCTCGTTCGTCACGGGGTCGGAGTACGTCATCGACGGTGGACTCCTCCTCGGCCCCGCTCTTCAGTCCGAGGCCGCATGA
- a CDS encoding TetR/AcrR family transcriptional regulator gives MTRADRGQPVDRRVRRTQAALQDALTEIIKDQDLSRVSVADVVKQAGVSRSTFYDHYRDVHELSEAACTAVIDSVVDAIPKPDRGNATTRLRLFFANLAEHAGLFRAVLGPQGSARVIDHLRRRTTDACHAAMVDVLRGHGSAPDPGPGLDPGPGTTPGPAPATGPTSGSSAGPAPDPDTCHGSGRADAPYDVAAAFIAGALISTATDWLQNDCPRTPDEMAALTWPLLTALYPDVRSMTAERVPGQV, from the coding sequence GTGACGAGAGCAGACCGAGGCCAGCCCGTTGACCGGCGTGTTCGCCGTACGCAGGCGGCCCTGCAGGACGCGCTGACCGAGATCATCAAGGACCAGGACCTGTCCCGGGTGAGCGTCGCCGACGTCGTCAAGCAGGCCGGCGTGAGCCGGTCGACGTTCTACGACCACTACCGCGACGTGCACGAACTCTCCGAGGCCGCGTGCACGGCGGTGATCGACTCGGTGGTCGACGCGATCCCGAAACCCGACCGCGGGAACGCCACGACCAGGCTCCGGCTCTTCTTCGCCAACCTCGCCGAGCACGCCGGCCTGTTCCGCGCCGTGCTCGGACCCCAGGGCAGCGCGCGCGTCATCGACCACCTCCGCCGGCGGACGACGGACGCCTGCCACGCCGCCATGGTGGACGTCCTGCGAGGCCACGGCTCCGCCCCCGACCCCGGTCCTGGCCTCGACCCCGGCCCCGGCACCACCCCTGGCCCCGCTCCCGCCACCGGCCCGACCTCCGGCTCCAGCGCCGGCCCCGCCCCGGACCCCGACACCTGCCATGGTTCGGGCCGGGCGGACGCGCCGTACGACGTGGCGGCGGCCTTCATCGCGGGCGCGCTCATCTCCACCGCCACCGACTGGCTCCAGAACGACTGCCCGCGCACGCCCGACGAGATGGCGGCGCTCACCTGGCCGCTGCTCACGGCCCTGTATCCCGACGTCCGCTCGATGACGGCGGAGCGCGTCCCCGGCCAGGTCTGA
- a CDS encoding TetR/AcrR family transcriptional regulator produces MSTGVTTYHQRVAQEKRALIVTAATALFLELGYDRTSLARIAERSGVSRATLFKQFPSKAALFDAIVTESWSTTDEEEPPPAGDIVDGLTTIGRRYAELLGRAQMTDLFRIVIAELPRFPELAHAQFSHGKMPYFASVRSYLLAEHEAGTVRVEDVDLAATQFLGMISNYVFWPTLLVPGWEVSAERVAQVVDEAVRTIAARYATTGPGTSTDD; encoded by the coding sequence ATGAGCACAGGCGTGACGACGTACCACCAGCGCGTCGCCCAGGAGAAGCGCGCGCTGATCGTGACGGCCGCGACCGCACTGTTCCTCGAGTTGGGCTACGACCGGACGTCGTTGGCGCGGATCGCGGAGCGCTCGGGCGTTTCGCGGGCCACCTTGTTCAAGCAGTTCCCGAGCAAAGCCGCCCTGTTCGACGCCATCGTGACCGAGTCCTGGTCGACCACTGACGAGGAGGAGCCTCCGCCGGCGGGCGACATTGTCGACGGGCTCACCACCATCGGTCGCCGTTACGCCGAGCTGTTGGGCCGCGCCCAGATGACCGACCTGTTCAGGATCGTCATCGCCGAGCTGCCGCGGTTCCCTGAGCTGGCCCATGCGCAGTTCTCGCACGGGAAGATGCCCTACTTCGCGTCCGTCCGCAGCTACCTCCTGGCCGAGCACGAGGCGGGAACGGTGCGGGTCGAGGACGTGGACCTCGCAGCCACCCAGTTCCTGGGCATGATCTCCAACTACGTCTTCTGGCCGACACTCCTGGTGCCGGGCTGGGAGGTGAGCGCCGAACGCGTCGCCCAGGTCGTCGACGAGGCCGTCCGCACCATCGCCGCCCGGTACGCCACGACTGGACCAGGGACGTCCACCGACGACTGA
- a CDS encoding cytochrome P450: MSENDQVLDFPLRSDEALEPPAEWAELREKCPVARVRFPTGDEAKLITRYEDVKQVLSDPRFTRRLDAEDAAQLSADGGVFNSEMSSMVPDSGEGHLRWRRLVGKWFTAKRMSALRPSMEAIADELIDAMVEGGRPGDLKAALGFPLPVYVICDILGVPAEDRDRFSYWSDALLNLTRYSGDENAAAMGAFVEYMSAHIAAKRAEPGEDLLSELIKETGADGGLSDQELLGTGIGLLVAGHETTANMIGKMVSMLLADRTRWEALLADPSLVRTAVEESLRFDANAGVGLPRYLPEDGEASGEVLPGGTTVMCSMASANRDESVFEGADEMDLTRSPNPHLAFGAGAHSCLGQALARTELQVVLTVLLRRLPTLELAVPPEELERVDGLVVGGLREVPVRW, encoded by the coding sequence ATGAGTGAGAACGACCAGGTCCTCGACTTCCCCCTGCGGAGCGACGAGGCGCTGGAACCGCCCGCGGAATGGGCCGAACTGCGGGAGAAGTGCCCGGTGGCCAGGGTGAGGTTCCCGACCGGTGACGAGGCCAAGCTGATCACCCGCTACGAGGACGTGAAGCAGGTCCTGTCCGACCCCCGCTTCACCCGCAGGCTCGACGCCGAGGACGCGGCCCAGCTCTCCGCCGACGGCGGCGTGTTCAACAGCGAGATGTCGTCGATGGTCCCGGACAGCGGAGAGGGGCACCTGCGGTGGCGCCGGCTGGTCGGCAAGTGGTTCACGGCCAAGCGGATGTCCGCGCTGCGCCCGTCGATGGAGGCCATCGCCGACGAGCTCATCGACGCCATGGTCGAGGGCGGTCGGCCCGGCGACCTCAAGGCGGCCCTGGGCTTCCCGCTGCCGGTGTACGTCATCTGCGACATCCTCGGCGTGCCCGCCGAGGACCGGGACCGCTTCTCGTACTGGTCCGACGCCCTGCTCAACCTCACCCGCTACTCGGGGGATGAGAACGCCGCGGCGATGGGCGCGTTCGTCGAGTACATGTCCGCGCACATCGCCGCCAAGCGCGCCGAGCCGGGCGAGGACCTGCTCAGCGAGCTGATCAAGGAGACCGGGGCGGACGGAGGCCTCAGCGACCAGGAGCTCCTGGGAACCGGGATCGGCCTGCTGGTCGCCGGGCACGAGACGACGGCGAACATGATCGGGAAGATGGTCTCCATGCTGCTGGCCGACCGCACCCGGTGGGAGGCCCTGCTGGCCGACCCGTCGCTGGTGCGCACGGCCGTGGAGGAGTCGCTGCGCTTCGATGCCAACGCGGGCGTCGGCCTGCCCCGCTACCTGCCCGAGGACGGCGAGGCCTCCGGCGAGGTGCTCCCGGGCGGCACCACCGTGATGTGCAGCATGGCCTCGGCCAACCGCGACGAGTCGGTCTTCGAGGGCGCCGACGAGATGGACCTGACCCGCAGCCCCAACCCGCACCTGGCCTTCGGGGCGGGAGCCCACTCCTGCCTGGGTCAGGCCCTGGCTCGCACCGAACTCCAGGTCGTCCTGACCGTGCTGCTGCGCAGGCTCCCCACCCTGGAGCTCGCCGTGCCGCCGGAGGAGCTGGAGCGCGTGGACGGACTGGTCGTCGGCGGCCTGCGCGAGGTGCCGGTCCGCTGGTGA
- a CDS encoding nitroreductase/quinone reductase family protein: MSTPDTTGSNDSARDAPLSHLPDHIRRAIEITPAAGTRERIIDITTLGRRTGRARRIEIFFYRAAGATYLCSGAGGGATGWYANLLAHADFTFHLKNGIRADLPARATPVTDPAERQAVLAEIVADLNQPHDPGTIRPTRLEDWADSRLMRVGFRYRP; this comes from the coding sequence ATGAGCACTCCGGACACGACCGGGTCGAACGACTCCGCACGTGACGCGCCCCTGTCCCACCTGCCCGACCACATCCGACGAGCCATCGAGATCACCCCCGCCGCGGGCACCAGGGAACGGATCATCGACATCACGACGCTGGGGCGCCGCACCGGCCGAGCACGCCGCATCGAGATCTTCTTCTACCGGGCCGCGGGCGCCACCTACCTGTGCAGCGGCGCCGGCGGTGGCGCGACCGGCTGGTATGCGAACCTTCTCGCCCACGCCGACTTCACCTTCCACCTCAAGAACGGGATCCGTGCGGATCTGCCCGCACGGGCCACGCCCGTCACCGACCCGGCCGAACGGCAGGCCGTGCTGGCGGAGATCGTGGCGGATCTCAATCAGCCGCACGACCCCGGCACCATCCGGCCGACTCGGCTCGAGGACTGGGCTGACAGCCGGCTGATGCGCGTCGGCTTCCGCTATCGGCCGTGA
- a CDS encoding NAD(P)/FAD-dependent oxidoreductase → MGTGAQHGDDAGPPPDPPSGVTIVGASAAGLSTAEALRRRGYQGRLRLLDAEDRLPYDRPPLSKQVLSGEWEPSRARLRGPDQWAALDAELLLGERAVSLDSRTRTVTTGTGRVLEDDVLVLATGLTPAMLPGQDGLAGAHVLRGLDHALALRRDLAAAGRVVVVGEGVLGAEIAATARGLGLDVTLVGLGRTLLADQLGDTVGGALTALHAERGVRLRLGSAVESLVGDSGRVRGVRLADGEVLPADVVVTAVGSRPATAWLEGSGLRLGDGVETDSRCRAAPGIYALGDAASWYHEGLGRRLRLENRTHAVEQAQAVASAILGADRPYTPVPYFWTDQYEARIQAHGTPSPGAKVSIAEGDVADRRFVAVYTVDGRVTGVLGWNMPKQARLLRQKHLAPPAARRSPQPSVPWPGGLPPPRPTTPTTPTSAAPAPDEQTATPTPTATPAEPAPNDTSSDPRKKVGPP, encoded by the coding sequence ATGGGGACAGGCGCACAGCACGGTGACGACGCGGGCCCGCCGCCCGACCCGCCGTCGGGCGTCACGATCGTCGGCGCGTCGGCCGCCGGCCTGTCGACCGCGGAGGCGCTGCGCCGGCGCGGCTACCAGGGGCGGCTGCGACTGCTCGACGCGGAGGACCGGCTCCCCTACGACCGGCCGCCGCTGTCCAAGCAGGTCCTGTCCGGCGAGTGGGAACCGTCGCGGGCGCGGCTGCGCGGCCCCGACCAGTGGGCCGCTCTGGACGCCGAACTCCTCCTCGGCGAGCGCGCCGTGTCCCTGGACTCCCGGACCCGGACGGTCACGACCGGCACCGGCCGGGTCCTGGAGGACGACGTCCTCGTCCTGGCCACCGGCCTGACGCCCGCGATGCTGCCCGGCCAGGACGGCCTCGCCGGCGCCCATGTCCTGCGCGGCCTCGACCACGCCCTGGCCCTGCGCCGCGACCTGGCCGCCGCTGGACGGGTGGTCGTCGTCGGCGAGGGCGTCCTCGGCGCGGAGATCGCCGCCACCGCCCGCGGGCTCGGCCTGGACGTCACCCTGGTGGGCCTCGGCCGCACGCTCCTGGCCGACCAGCTGGGCGACACCGTCGGCGGCGCCCTCACCGCGCTGCACGCCGAGCGCGGGGTGCGGCTGCGCCTCGGATCGGCGGTCGAGTCCCTGGTCGGCGACTCCGGCCGGGTGCGCGGAGTGCGCCTGGCCGACGGCGAGGTCCTGCCCGCGGACGTGGTCGTGACCGCCGTCGGGTCGCGTCCGGCGACCGCCTGGCTGGAGGGCAGCGGGCTCCGGCTCGGCGACGGTGTCGAGACCGACTCGCGGTGCCGCGCCGCTCCCGGGATCTACGCGCTGGGCGACGCCGCGTCCTGGTACCACGAGGGGCTCGGCCGACGGCTGCGCCTGGAGAACCGCACCCACGCCGTCGAGCAGGCCCAGGCCGTGGCGTCCGCGATCCTCGGCGCCGACCGCCCCTACACCCCCGTTCCCTACTTCTGGACCGACCAGTACGAGGCCCGGATCCAGGCCCACGGGACACCGTCGCCCGGGGCGAAGGTCTCGATCGCCGAGGGCGACGTGGCCGACCGCCGGTTCGTCGCCGTGTACACCGTGGACGGCCGGGTCACCGGCGTTCTCGGCTGGAACATGCCCAAACAGGCCCGCCTGCTGCGCCAGAAGCACCTCGCCCCGCCGGCCGCGCGCCGCTCCCCGCAACCCTCCGTGCCCTGGCCCGGGGGCCTCCCGCCGCCCCGACCGACAACACCGACCACACCGACGTCAGCCGCCCCGGCGCCGGACGAGCAGACAGCGACACCGACACCGACCGCGACGCCCGCCGAACCGGCGCCGAACGACACCAGTTCAGACCCGAGAAAGAAGGTAGGACCGCCATGA
- a CDS encoding AfsR/SARP family transcriptional regulator has protein sequence MVDFGILGLLEVRTPEGPVEISGRHHPRLLAILLDQANRVVPTERLIEGLWDDQPPATAVRQVQNIASALRRRLGTAGERLRKVGTGYRIDVETDELDVLRCERAESSALRHRAAGRLGEAERALHHALSEWRGPSLTGLSGKALEASARRLDDYRLTLTEERIDIGLRLGRHELLVNELRRLSLEHPHRQRFTELLMLALYRCGLGPEALRVYTDVCDRLAAELGVDPGRPLRDLHTAILREDPSLDVGTQGGTSTIAPLTLPAGTAAFAGRSGTLAVLEELADAPSVPLVVLTGAGGVGKTMLALHWGHRSADRFPGGRIYLDLRGFTPFGPTMEPTEAARLLLGSMGVEPRRIPVDPDALVSLYRSIIGDERRLLILDNARDATQIRPLLPNSSNVHTVVTSRRQLTGLAVSHGARIIEVGALNRNEALSLLGWQLGGQRLEAEPESVERILTACAGVPLALAIAAAKAMTQPGHPLSAIADELETSRLDALTGGDESVDLRAVFSWSYRFLEADTARMFRLLGTLPGPDFGIDSATHLHGGTREEAARALRQLTDAHMVEHGRPGRYRLHDLLGLYAAELVRTEEPDHERSAASARLLGWYLHTADACRSLLYPEFEYARLPIPRGSDEDLPRTEEEAARWMKAEWTNLVAAVEHAVEHGPPHYAWLLADALRGYVWLGMLGSDGLRISRAALAAATSAGDHLGQASAELGMACALIRCNRVGEAMEHGRAAADLARRTGWAAGEASAEGNLASGAFYAGRMREGIGHARAALNVNRTLGDRRAQCTNLHWLGILHSLVDKLDTGIEYFGQALTLAGEAGTESVKAVLLTHMAEIELFRGRLDLAGAHLDKAAELERDGLGFDRSGDIEGATARLWLAAGRTEEALAHAKGVVETRTDAADHRIRTSAMVTLAAAHDAAGGHGEAIAHYDRVLDATEHGSTMLHRVEAMVGKSRALYRRGDADRAEAQAVRALRAAREGDYRFLEGQALNQLAEIELQAGRLRSAVEKADRALSACRQTGHRPGEAVALSVISRVALAEGDAQTARRYRDEARALYTDMGAAIPEDLADQR, from the coding sequence ATGGTGGATTTCGGCATTCTGGGATTGCTCGAAGTCCGTACACCCGAGGGGCCTGTCGAGATCAGCGGGCGCCACCACCCGAGGCTGTTGGCGATACTGCTCGACCAGGCGAACCGAGTGGTCCCCACGGAACGCCTGATCGAGGGGCTCTGGGACGACCAGCCGCCCGCGACCGCCGTCAGGCAGGTGCAGAACATCGCATCGGCCCTCCGGCGACGGCTCGGGACGGCCGGAGAGCGGCTGCGGAAGGTGGGGACGGGCTACCGGATCGACGTCGAAACGGACGAGCTCGACGTGCTGCGCTGCGAACGAGCCGAGTCCTCGGCGCTGCGGCACCGGGCGGCGGGGCGACTGGGCGAGGCCGAGCGCGCACTCCACCACGCGCTGTCCGAATGGCGCGGTCCGTCACTGACCGGCCTGTCCGGGAAGGCCCTCGAGGCCTCAGCACGCAGACTCGACGACTACCGGCTCACGCTGACCGAGGAGCGCATCGACATCGGACTGCGCCTCGGCCGCCACGAGCTGTTGGTGAACGAACTGCGGAGGCTGAGTCTGGAACACCCGCACCGTCAGCGCTTCACAGAACTGCTGATGCTGGCCCTGTACCGCTGCGGGCTCGGCCCGGAGGCCCTCCGTGTCTACACCGATGTCTGTGACCGGTTGGCCGCCGAGTTGGGCGTCGACCCCGGCCGACCGCTACGTGATCTGCACACCGCGATCCTGCGCGAGGACCCGAGCCTGGATGTCGGGACACAGGGGGGAACCTCGACGATCGCGCCGCTGACGCTCCCCGCGGGAACGGCCGCCTTCGCCGGTAGAAGCGGGACACTGGCGGTGCTGGAGGAGTTGGCGGACGCACCCTCGGTTCCGCTCGTGGTTCTGACCGGTGCCGGAGGCGTCGGGAAGACGATGCTGGCCCTGCACTGGGGCCACCGTTCCGCCGACCGGTTCCCTGGTGGGAGGATCTACCTCGACCTGCGCGGGTTCACTCCGTTCGGGCCCACGATGGAGCCGACCGAAGCGGCCCGACTCCTGCTCGGTTCGATGGGCGTGGAGCCGCGGAGGATCCCCGTCGATCCCGACGCCCTGGTCTCGCTCTACCGCAGCATCATCGGCGATGAGCGTCGTCTGCTCATACTCGACAACGCACGCGACGCGACCCAGATACGACCGCTCCTGCCGAACTCCTCGAACGTGCACACGGTCGTGACCAGTCGGCGCCAACTGACCGGCCTCGCCGTCTCCCACGGGGCCAGGATCATCGAAGTCGGGGCGTTGAACCGGAACGAGGCTCTCTCCCTGCTCGGATGGCAACTGGGCGGGCAGCGTCTCGAGGCCGAGCCCGAGTCGGTGGAGCGCATCCTGACCGCCTGCGCGGGGGTGCCGCTGGCCCTCGCGATAGCCGCCGCCAAGGCCATGACGCAGCCCGGCCACCCGCTGAGCGCCATCGCCGACGAGCTCGAGACCTCACGCCTCGACGCCCTGACGGGTGGCGACGAGTCAGTGGACCTCCGGGCGGTCTTCTCCTGGTCCTACCGTTTCCTCGAAGCCGACACGGCCAGGATGTTCCGTCTCCTCGGCACACTTCCCGGTCCCGACTTCGGTATCGACAGCGCGACCCACCTTCATGGAGGCACCAGGGAGGAGGCCGCACGGGCGCTGCGCCAACTGACGGACGCGCACATGGTCGAACACGGCCGACCTGGGCGCTACCGACTCCACGACCTGCTCGGCCTCTACGCGGCCGAACTCGTCAGGACCGAAGAACCGGACCATGAGCGGTCAGCGGCCTCGGCCCGCCTGCTCGGCTGGTACCTCCACACCGCCGATGCCTGCCGCTCGCTCCTCTACCCGGAGTTCGAGTACGCGAGGCTGCCGATACCGAGGGGGTCCGACGAGGACCTTCCCCGGACGGAGGAGGAGGCCGCTCGATGGATGAAAGCCGAGTGGACCAACCTCGTCGCCGCCGTCGAGCACGCCGTCGAACACGGACCGCCCCACTACGCCTGGCTTCTGGCCGACGCACTGCGCGGGTACGTCTGGCTGGGCATGCTCGGCAGCGACGGGCTGCGGATCAGCCGGGCCGCACTGGCAGCGGCGACCAGTGCCGGAGACCACCTCGGCCAGGCCTCGGCCGAGCTCGGCATGGCCTGCGCCCTGATCCGGTGCAACCGTGTGGGGGAGGCGATGGAGCACGGACGTGCCGCCGCCGACCTCGCGAGGCGGACCGGCTGGGCCGCCGGCGAGGCTTCAGCCGAGGGAAACCTGGCGTCCGGAGCCTTCTACGCGGGTCGGATGCGTGAAGGAATCGGCCATGCCCGCGCGGCGCTGAACGTCAACCGGACACTCGGAGACCGCCGGGCCCAATGCACCAACCTGCACTGGCTGGGAATCCTGCACTCCCTTGTGGACAAGCTCGACACCGGAATCGAGTACTTCGGCCAAGCGCTGACACTCGCCGGGGAGGCGGGAACCGAATCGGTCAAGGCCGTGCTGCTGACCCATATGGCCGAGATCGAACTCTTTCGCGGGCGGCTCGACCTGGCCGGCGCCCATCTGGACAAGGCGGCCGAACTGGAGCGCGACGGCCTCGGTTTCGACAGGTCCGGTGACATCGAGGGGGCGACCGCACGGCTCTGGCTGGCCGCCGGGCGCACCGAAGAGGCCTTGGCGCACGCGAAAGGGGTGGTCGAGACGCGGACGGACGCCGCCGACCACCGGATCAGGACGTCCGCCATGGTCACGCTGGCGGCGGCCCACGACGCCGCGGGAGGGCACGGCGAGGCGATCGCTCACTACGATCGCGTGCTGGACGCGACCGAGCACGGCAGTACCATGCTGCACCGGGTCGAAGCGATGGTGGGGAAGTCGCGGGCGTTGTACCGCCGGGGCGACGCCGACCGGGCCGAAGCGCAAGCGGTGCGGGCCCTTCGGGCCGCCCGTGAGGGCGACTACCGGTTCCTGGAAGGCCAGGCGCTCAATCAGCTCGCTGAGATCGAGTTGCAGGCGGGGCGGCTCCGCAGCGCCGTGGAGAAGGCGGACCGAGCGCTGTCGGCCTGCAGGCAGACCGGCCACAGGCCGGGCGAGGCGGTTGCGCTGTCGGTCATCTCCCGCGTCGCCCTCGCCGAGGGCGACGCGCAGACCGCCCGTCGGTACCGCGACGAGGCCCGAGCCCTGTACACGGACATGGGTGCCGCCATCCCGGAGGACCTGGCGGACCAGAGGTAG